In Methanobrevibacter oralis, a single window of DNA contains:
- a CDS encoding zinc ribbon domain-containing protein, with amino-acid sequence MKKCPECGNPSYDGAPVCGNCGYKFPKPKHTVTKEENIFKEEPKFQIDSSNETTVDIIKENKLVIGAIVVITLIVIIGIFATGNTNEGNSTLVTSELSTITESDFSFDYPSNWEKVNGSDEDHPNAMFFKNENNTSIEFYNVTNDASSLKEITQNRISYAQKNGAYIDTVETITLDGRNVSNIILENADGNYTRFISMFSDGMLYVFKINGDSPNSIKSSDIESMINSADIK; translated from the coding sequence GTGAAAAAATGTCCTGAATGTGGAAATCCTAGTTACGATGGAGCACCTGTTTGTGGAAATTGCGGATATAAATTCCCAAAACCAAAACATACAGTGACTAAAGAAGAAAATATCTTCAAAGAAGAACCTAAATTTCAAATAGACTCTTCTAATGAGACTACAGTTGATATTATAAAAGAAAATAAGCTTGTTATTGGTGCAATCGTGGTTATAACATTGATTGTAATAATCGGAATTTTCGCTACTGGAAATACTAATGAAGGTAATTCTACACTTGTAACTTCTGAATTATCCACAATTACTGAAAGTGACTTTTCATTTGATTATCCTAGCAATTGGGAAAAAGTAAATGGAAGTGATGAAGATCATCCCAATGCTATGTTTTTCAAAAATGAAAATAATACAAGCATTGAATTTTACAATGTCACTAATGATGCTTCATCTTTAAAAGAAATTACACAAAATAGAATTAGTTACGCTCAAAAAAATGGAGCATACATTGATACTGTTGAAACTATTACATTAGATGGAAGAAATGTGTCTAATATCATCTTAGAAAATGCTGATGGTAATTATACAAGATTTATTTCAATGTTTAGCGATGGCATGTTATATGTATTTAAAATAAATGGAGATTCTCCAAATTCAATTAAATCTAGTGATATTGAAAGTATGATAAATTCAGCCGATATTAAATAA
- the mcm gene encoding minichromosome maintenance protein MCM: MNSTTKSQTSIAKFEEFFATSYKDDVFEILETYPDERSLIVDYNDLEMFDPDLADLLIEKPQEIIEASQMAIKNIDPLVKDADLNIRFANVTNLIPLKTLLSKYIGKFVSADGIVRKTDEIRPRIETGVFECRGCMRLHEVEQSSSNRIIEPSLCSECGGRSFRLLQEESKYIDTQTARMQEPLENLSGGTEPKQMLMILEDDLVDELNPGDKVRITGTLRTFREERSGKFKNYIYVNHIEALEQEFEELQLSQEDEEKIIELAKDPDIHEKIIRSTAPSIRGYREVKEAIALQLFGGAAKRLEDETRLRGDIHILIVGDPGIGKSQMLKYVSKLAPRSIYTSGKGTTGAGLTAAAVRDELGGWSLEAGALVLGDQGNVCVDELDKMRSEDRSALHEALEQQTVSIAKAGIMATLNSRCSVLAAANPKFGRFDRYKVLAEQIDLPSPILSRFDLIFVVEDKPSREGDTKLAEHILKIHQSNTVDYAIEPELLRKYIAYARKNINPTLTNDAITVLKEFYVNTRNGNAEEQAPVPITARQLEAIIRLAEASAKIKLKDTVDREDAQRAVELQLACLKEVGVDPETGEFDVEVIEGRTPKSERDKMQRITEEVAMLEEEFAGTAPLNVLISNMIDKYDISEDKVENIVRNLKQKGILYEPSAGYLKRVS; this comes from the coding sequence ATGAATTCTACTACTAAATCACAAACATCAATTGCAAAATTTGAAGAATTTTTTGCAACTTCATACAAAGATGATGTATTTGAAATACTTGAAACATATCCTGATGAGCGATCACTTATTGTAGATTATAATGATTTAGAGATGTTTGATCCTGACTTAGCAGATTTATTAATTGAGAAACCTCAAGAAATTATTGAAGCATCTCAAATGGCTATAAAAAATATTGATCCTCTTGTAAAAGATGCTGATTTAAATATTAGATTTGCAAATGTTACAAACTTGATTCCTCTAAAAACTCTTTTAAGTAAATATATTGGTAAGTTTGTCTCAGCAGATGGCATCGTTAGAAAAACTGATGAAATTAGACCTCGTATTGAAACTGGAGTATTTGAATGTAGAGGTTGTATGAGATTACACGAAGTAGAACAAAGTTCAAGTAATAGAATAATTGAACCATCATTATGTAGTGAGTGTGGTGGTAGATCTTTTAGATTATTACAAGAAGAATCCAAATACATTGATACACAAACAGCAAGGATGCAAGAACCTTTAGAAAACTTATCTGGAGGAACTGAACCTAAACAAATGTTAATGATTTTAGAAGATGATTTAGTAGATGAATTAAATCCTGGAGACAAAGTAAGAATTACTGGAACATTACGTACCTTTAGAGAAGAACGTAGCGGTAAATTTAAAAATTATATTTATGTTAATCATATTGAAGCTTTAGAACAAGAATTTGAAGAATTACAACTATCACAAGAAGATGAAGAAAAAATTATTGAACTAGCTAAAGATCCAGACATACACGAAAAAATCATTAGATCAACAGCACCTTCAATTAGAGGATATCGAGAAGTAAAAGAAGCTATTGCACTTCAATTATTCGGTGGAGCCGCAAAAAGACTTGAAGATGAAACTCGTCTTAGAGGAGATATTCATATCCTAATTGTTGGAGATCCAGGTATTGGTAAATCCCAAATGCTGAAATATGTCTCTAAATTAGCTCCAAGAAGTATTTATACTAGTGGTAAAGGTACAACTGGTGCCGGATTAACAGCTGCTGCAGTTAGAGATGAACTTGGTGGATGGTCTCTAGAAGCAGGTGCATTAGTACTTGGAGATCAAGGAAATGTATGTGTTGATGAATTGGATAAAATGAGATCAGAAGATAGATCTGCACTTCATGAAGCTTTAGAACAACAAACTGTAAGTATCGCTAAAGCAGGGATAATGGCAACTTTAAATTCAAGATGTTCTGTTCTTGCTGCTGCAAACCCTAAATTTGGAAGATTTGACCGTTATAAAGTTTTAGCAGAACAAATTGATTTACCTTCACCTATCTTATCTCGTTTCGATTTAATCTTTGTTGTTGAAGATAAGCCAAGTAGAGAAGGAGATACAAAATTAGCAGAACATATTTTAAAAATACACCAATCTAATACAGTTGATTATGCAATTGAGCCAGAATTACTTAGAAAATATATTGCATATGCTCGTAAAAATATAAATCCAACATTAACCAATGATGCAATAACTGTTTTAAAAGAATTCTATGTAAATACAAGAAACGGTAATGCAGAAGAACAAGCACCTGTTCCTATCACCGCAAGACAATTAGAAGCTATTATTCGTTTAGCAGAAGCTAGTGCTAAAATTAAACTTAAAGATACTGTTGATAGAGAAGATGCTCAAAGAGCTGTAGAATTACAATTAGCTTGTCTTAAAGAAGTTGGAGTAGACCCTGAAACTGGAGAATTCGATGTTGAAGTTATAGAAGGTAGAACTCCAAAATCTGAAAGAGATAAAATGCAAAGAATTACCGAAGAAGTAGCTATGCTTGAAGAAGAATTTGCAGGTACCGCTCCTTTAAATGTTTTAATTTCTAATATGATAGATAAATATGATATTAGTGAAGATAAAGTTGAAAATATCGTTCGAAACTTAAAACAAAAAGGAATACTATATGAACCATCAGCTGGATACCTTAAACGAGTATCTTAA
- a CDS encoding RlmE family RNA methyltransferase → MGNRWQMEKKKDPYYKKAKQEEYRSRASYKLKQLDKKFNIIKEGNSVVDLGAAPGGWSQVALEKVGEEGIVVGVDLNRFKRFPEENYYGIRGDFTEKEVQDKIITLLGRKAKVVLSDASPSLCGIKNIDQLRSIDLTNVVIEIAENILEEKGNLVIKVFQGPEYKNMLDSLKSKFRQVKTTKPPSSRKKSSEMYVVGLGYNHHKKKIKKEN, encoded by the coding sequence ATGGGCAATCGTTGGCAAATGGAAAAAAAGAAAGACCCCTATTATAAAAAAGCAAAACAAGAAGAATATCGTTCAAGAGCATCATATAAACTTAAACAACTTGATAAAAAATTCAATATCATCAAAGAAGGAAATAGTGTTGTAGATTTAGGAGCTGCTCCTGGAGGATGGTCACAAGTTGCTCTTGAAAAAGTTGGAGAAGAAGGAATTGTTGTTGGAGTGGACTTAAATAGGTTTAAAAGATTTCCTGAAGAAAATTATTATGGAATTAGAGGAGACTTTACTGAAAAAGAAGTTCAAGACAAAATTATAACATTACTTGGAAGAAAAGCTAAAGTAGTACTATCTGATGCATCACCATCCCTTTGTGGTATTAAAAACATAGATCAATTACGATCAATCGATTTAACAAATGTAGTTATTGAAATTGCTGAAAATATTCTAGAAGAAAAAGGAAACCTGGTAATAAAGGTATTTCAAGGTCCAGAATATAAAAATATGTTAGATAGTCTTAAAAGTAAATTCAGACAAGTTAAAACAACTAAACCACCATCATCACGTAAAAAAAGCTCAGAAATGTATGTTGTTGGATTAGGATATAATCATCATAAAAAAAAGATAAAAAAGGAAAATTAA
- a CDS encoding flavodoxin family protein yields MKTLVVYYSRSNVTRKIAEMIREKLDCDIEEITDAGKYGGKIGYMKGGFDATTGKTTKINEITKNPSDYDLVIVGTPIWASNMATPVYSYLIKYSDQINDIAPFCTCISGGYEKTLEKIKEITKKQPKSEMYLTRKDIKNPIEKINNFIEKI; encoded by the coding sequence ATGAAAACATTAGTTGTATATTACTCTAGAAGCAATGTAACAAGAAAAATTGCAGAAATGATTAGAGAAAAATTAGACTGTGATATTGAAGAAATTACGGATGCTGGAAAATATGGTGGAAAAATTGGATATATGAAAGGAGGATTTGATGCTACAACTGGAAAAACAACCAAAATCAACGAAATCACAAAAAATCCAAGTGATTATGATTTAGTAATAGTTGGAACTCCTATTTGGGCTTCTAATATGGCAACACCAGTTTATAGTTATTTAATCAAATATAGCGATCAAATAAATGATATTGCTCCATTTTGTACTTGTATAAGTGGAGGATATGAAAAAACTTTAGAAAAAATAAAAGAAATTACAAAAAAACAACCAAAATCCGAAATGTATTTAACAAGAAAAGATATAAAAAATCCTATCGAAAAAATTAATAATTTTATAGAGAAAATATAA
- a CDS encoding carbon-nitrogen hydrolase family protein, whose product MSEIEISLCQMKVVDDKDENIKKATYFINESAKQNADFVVLPEMFNCPYSNDKFIEYSEEEKTSKTLYKISKLALKHRIYILAGSIPEKEDSKIFNTSYLFNKKGKIIAKHRKMHLFDIDVKNKIYFKESDVLTAGNKTTIANTEFGNIGIGICYDIRFPELARLMVNSGAKILFYPGAFNMTTGPAHWELLFKSRSLDNQVYCVGVAPALNKDASYHSYGHSIITNPWGDVVAQANSDECLIIKKIDLNEIKKIREDLPLLKNKRDDLYEIIKK is encoded by the coding sequence ATGTCTGAAATTGAAATTAGCCTTTGTCAAATGAAAGTGGTTGATGACAAAGATGAAAATATTAAAAAAGCTACTTATTTTATAAATGAAAGTGCAAAACAAAATGCAGATTTTGTAGTACTTCCAGAAATGTTTAATTGTCCTTATTCAAATGATAAATTTATTGAATATAGTGAAGAAGAAAAAACTAGCAAAACGTTATATAAAATTTCAAAATTAGCATTAAAACATAGAATTTATATATTAGCTGGATCTATTCCCGAAAAAGAAGATAGCAAAATTTTTAATACTAGCTATTTATTTAATAAAAAAGGAAAAATAATAGCAAAACATAGAAAAATGCATCTTTTTGATATTGATGTGAAAAATAAAATTTATTTTAAAGAATCAGATGTTTTAACTGCTGGAAATAAAACTACAATAGCAAATACAGAGTTTGGAAATATTGGAATAGGAATATGTTATGATATACGCTTTCCAGAACTAGCTAGGCTAATGGTAAATAGTGGAGCTAAAATATTATTCTATCCTGGTGCATTTAACATGACTACTGGTCCTGCACATTGGGAATTACTATTTAAAAGTAGATCTCTTGATAATCAAGTTTATTGTGTAGGTGTTGCACCTGCTTTAAATAAAGATGCTAGTTACCATAGCTATGGTCATTCAATAATAACTAATCCTTGGGGAGATGTTGTAGCTCAAGCAAATAGTGACGAATGTTTAATTATCAAAAAAATAGATTTAAACGAAATAAAAAAAATAAGGGAAGATCTTCCTCTTTTAAAAAATAAAAGAGATGATCTCTACGAAATTATTAAAAAATAA
- a CDS encoding ATP-dependent helicase yields MIHEQTKSYSKKQIFKILHPWVRKWFDNNFKDFTPAQKKSIIDIHKNKNILISSPTGSGKTLTAFLSIISELTRLAEADELENKVYCIYISPLKALDNDIEKNLDEPIEGIEKIAGRKLGIRKAVRTGDTTQYQRQKMLKKAPHILITTPETLSILLVAPKFRKKLSNVKYVIIDEIHSLAENKRGVHLSLSLERLQHLIGQYTRIGLSATVSPIEEVAQYLVGYEYGVGRDCEIVNINYLKDLDMEVMCPVSDIVIADEEDTRLGTYDLLDDLIWENKTTLVFTNTRSGTERFVYNLKKMYPSHYNSNNIMAHHSSLSKEVRLETENKLKNGELKAVVSSTSLELGIDIGYIDLVVLINSPKSVARALQRIGRSGHKLHEKSRGKIIVNDRDDLVECSLLLKNAKEGKIDKINMPRNCLDVLAQHIYGMSIENPWDIDYAFDVIRKSYNYKNLTRDDYENVLSYLAGEYPELEERYVYAKIWIDYKENTFGKRGKLARMLYSTNIGTIPDSSGVLVKCDGETVGRIEEDFMERLKKGDTFVLGGNIYNFKYGKGMTINVSPASGPPTIPSWFSQQLPLSFDLAIDIQRFRDHMNSKFRYKRSKEEIMEFIYDYLYVDDFAANSIYEYFLEQYKYAKIPSNRRLLIEYYKGFGDKRFVIFHSLFGRKVNDALSRAVAYIVAKRYNINVTISISDNGFYLSSDGKIGGLEAFRELTPENFENILTQALNKTETLASRFRHCAGRSLMTLRKYKGESKSVGRQQVRGKILLKFVQEMDNNFSILKEARREALEDYMDVKNAKKVISSIYSDEMEIITINTVIPSPFAFNLVSQGYLDVLNQNDKAEFTKRMHKAILNQIKDKLKDI; encoded by the coding sequence ATGATACATGAGCAGACTAAAAGCTATTCTAAAAAGCAAATTTTTAAAATATTACATCCTTGGGTGCGAAAATGGTTTGATAATAATTTTAAAGATTTTACCCCTGCTCAAAAGAAATCTATTATTGACATCCATAAAAATAAAAATATTTTAATATCATCGCCAACAGGTTCTGGAAAAACATTAACTGCTTTTTTATCAATTATAAGCGAATTAACAAGACTTGCTGAGGCAGATGAGCTTGAAAATAAAGTTTATTGTATCTATATATCCCCCCTAAAGGCTCTGGATAATGATATCGAAAAGAATTTAGATGAGCCTATTGAAGGCATTGAAAAAATAGCTGGTCGTAAGCTTGGAATACGAAAAGCTGTTAGAACTGGAGATACAACACAATATCAAAGACAAAAAATGCTTAAAAAAGCCCCACATATTTTAATTACAACTCCTGAGACCCTTTCTATCTTACTAGTAGCCCCTAAGTTTAGAAAAAAGTTAAGTAATGTTAAATATGTTATTATTGATGAAATTCATTCATTAGCTGAAAATAAACGTGGAGTTCATTTAAGTTTATCTCTAGAACGCCTACAACATTTAATTGGACAATATACAAGAATTGGTCTTTCTGCAACAGTTAGTCCTATTGAAGAAGTGGCTCAATATTTAGTTGGTTATGAATATGGTGTTGGAAGAGACTGTGAAATAGTTAATATAAACTACTTAAAAGATTTAGATATGGAAGTAATGTGTCCTGTAAGCGATATTGTCATTGCAGATGAAGAAGATACCAGATTAGGCACATATGACTTGCTTGATGATTTGATATGGGAAAATAAAACAACACTTGTTTTTACAAACACTAGAAGTGGGACAGAGCGTTTTGTTTATAATTTAAAAAAAATGTATCCCTCACATTACAATAGCAATAACATAATGGCTCACCATTCTTCTCTTTCAAAAGAAGTTCGCTTAGAAACAGAAAACAAATTAAAAAATGGTGAACTCAAAGCTGTTGTATCTTCAACTTCCCTTGAACTTGGAATTGATATTGGATACATTGATTTAGTAGTTTTAATAAATTCCCCAAAATCTGTTGCAAGAGCCCTTCAAAGAATTGGAAGAAGTGGCCATAAATTACATGAAAAATCAAGAGGCAAAATAATTGTAAATGATCGTGACGATTTAGTTGAATGTTCTCTACTTTTAAAAAATGCTAAAGAAGGAAAAATTGATAAAATAAATATGCCTCGGAATTGTTTAGATGTTTTAGCTCAGCATATTTACGGAATGTCTATTGAAAATCCATGGGACATTGATTATGCATTTGATGTGATTAGAAAAAGTTATAACTACAAAAATTTAACTAGAGATGATTATGAAAATGTTTTAAGTTATTTAGCTGGTGAATATCCTGAATTAGAAGAAAGATATGTTTATGCTAAAATTTGGATTGATTATAAAGAAAATACTTTTGGAAAACGTGGTAAACTAGCTAGAATGTTATATTCGACAAACATTGGCACTATTCCAGACAGCTCGGGAGTTTTAGTTAAATGTGATGGCGAAACTGTTGGGCGAATTGAAGAAGATTTTATGGAACGTTTAAAAAAAGGAGATACCTTTGTTTTAGGAGGAAACATTTATAATTTTAAATATGGTAAAGGAATGACAATAAATGTATCTCCAGCTAGCGGACCTCCAACTATCCCTTCATGGTTTTCACAACAACTCCCATTATCTTTTGATTTAGCTATAGATATTCAAAGATTTAGAGACCATATGAATTCAAAATTTAGATATAAGCGTAGTAAAGAAGAAATTATGGAATTCATATATGATTATCTATATGTAGATGATTTTGCAGCTAATTCAATTTATGAATACTTTCTAGAACAATATAAATATGCTAAAATCCCAAGTAACCGCAGATTATTAATTGAATACTATAAAGGTTTTGGAGATAAGCGTTTTGTAATTTTCCATTCATTATTTGGGAGAAAAGTAAATGATGCACTTTCAAGAGCTGTTGCATATATTGTTGCCAAAAGATATAATATAAATGTAACGATTTCAATTTCGGATAATGGATTTTACTTAAGTTCAGATGGAAAAATTGGAGGTCTTGAAGCATTTCGTGAACTTACACCTGAAAACTTTGAAAACATTTTAACACAAGCACTTAATAAAACAGAAACATTAGCTAGTAGATTTAGACATTGTGCTGGAAGATCATTAATGACCCTTAGAAAATACAAAGGAGAATCTAAATCTGTTGGTCGCCAACAAGTTAGAGGAAAAATACTTCTAAAATTTGTCCAAGAAATGGATAATAATTTTTCAATTTTAAAAGAAGCTAGAAGAGAGGCTTTGGAAGATTATATGGATGTTAAAAATGCTAAAAAAGTGATAAGTTCTATTTATTCGGATGAAATGGAAATAATCACCATAAATACTGTAATTCCAAGCCCTTTTGCATTTAATTTGGTTTCACAAGGTTATCTTGATGTGTTAAATCAGAACGATAAAGCAGAGTTTACAAAAAGAATGCATAAAGCAATTTTAAATCAGATAAAAGATAAATTAAAAGATATATAA
- a CDS encoding YfcE family phosphodiesterase translates to MLIGLISDTHVPDRIKEIPKKVLEAFDGVDLIIHSGDLTSIKVIEDLEKIAPVIAIQGNMDRLNGIDLEKYKVIEAEGLKIGVAHGEVYPRGDSQQLVYLAKQLNADIFVSGHSHQPKIEQKDGVLLLNPGSPTVPVLADRTVMILEIRNKDVDVEVIKIGSPVCSALDLEKFRRN, encoded by the coding sequence ATGTTAATTGGTTTAATTTCAGATACACATGTTCCAGATAGAATTAAAGAAATTCCTAAAAAAGTACTTGAAGCTTTTGATGGAGTGGATTTAATAATTCATTCTGGAGATTTAACCTCTATTAAAGTAATTGAAGATTTAGAAAAAATAGCTCCAGTAATAGCTATTCAAGGAAATATGGATCGGCTAAATGGAATTGATTTGGAAAAATATAAAGTAATTGAAGCTGAAGGATTGAAAATTGGGGTTGCACATGGAGAAGTATATCCTAGAGGCGATAGTCAACAATTAGTTTATCTAGCTAAACAATTAAATGCAGACATATTTGTTTCTGGCCACTCACACCAACCTAAAATTGAACAAAAAGATGGAGTGTTATTATTAAATCCTGGAAGCCCAACCGTGCCAGTTCTTGCAGATAGGACAGTGATGATTCTTGAAATTAGAAATAAAGATGTTGATGTAGAAGTTATAAAAATTGGTTCACCAGTATGTAGTGCACTTGATTTAGAAAAATTTAGGAGGAATTAA
- a CDS encoding formate--phosphoribosylaminoimidazolecarboxamide ligase, which yields MGKVKKEDILSILDGYDKNNITIATLGSHTSLHILQGAKAEGFKTAIVCEKGREVPYQRFDVADEYIIVNEFKDIVNEDVQQQLRDLNAIVVPHGSFVAYAGLENVEDKFNVPMFGNRDILRWEAERDKERQLLVEGDVRIPFKYNDSSEIDRPVMVKFPGARGGRGYFVASSTEEFDSKIEAMKARGWLEDSDVANAHIEEYVSGCNYCIHYFYSALDDKVEVLGMDSRYESSIDGFVRMPAKDQLDIDLSPSYVVTGNHPVVIRESLLPQVFDIADKLVESAKKLVKPGLNGPFCMQTLVNDNLEVICFEISARTDGGTNTFMNGSAYSYLSHGKPMSMGRRVALEIKNALKREELEKIIT from the coding sequence ATGGGTAAAGTTAAAAAAGAGGATATATTAAGTATCTTAGATGGATATGATAAGAACAATATTACAATAGCTACTCTTGGAAGCCATACTTCTTTACATATTTTGCAAGGTGCAAAAGCGGAAGGTTTTAAGACAGCTATTGTTTGTGAAAAAGGGCGTGAAGTACCATACCAACGTTTTGACGTTGCTGATGAGTACATTATAGTTAATGAATTTAAAGACATTGTAAATGAAGATGTTCAACAACAACTAAGAGATTTAAATGCAATTGTTGTGCCTCATGGTTCATTTGTAGCATATGCTGGTTTAGAAAATGTTGAAGATAAATTCAATGTACCAATGTTTGGTAATAGGGATATTTTAAGATGGGAAGCCGAAAGAGACAAAGAAAGACAGTTACTTGTTGAAGGTGATGTGAGAATTCCATTTAAATATAATGATTCTTCAGAAATTGACAGACCAGTAATGGTTAAATTTCCAGGCGCAAGAGGTGGAAGAGGTTACTTTGTAGCATCATCTACTGAAGAATTTGATTCAAAAATTGAAGCTATGAAAGCTCGTGGATGGTTAGAAGATAGTGATGTAGCTAATGCACATATTGAAGAGTATGTTTCTGGGTGTAATTATTGTATTCATTATTTTTACTCTGCTTTAGATGATAAAGTAGAAGTATTAGGTATGGATTCAAGATATGAATCAAGTATTGATGGTTTTGTAAGAATGCCTGCAAAAGATCAATTAGATATTGATTTAAGTCCTTCTTATGTTGTTACTGGAAATCATCCTGTTGTAATAAGAGAATCTTTACTTCCTCAAGTATTTGATATAGCTGACAAATTAGTTGAAAGTGCTAAAAAATTAGTAAAACCTGGATTAAATGGTCCATTTTGTATGCAAACATTAGTTAACGATAATCTTGAAGTAATTTGTTTTGAAATTAGTGCAAGAACTGATGGTGGAACAAATACATTTATGAACGGTTCAGCATATTCATATTTAAGTCATGGTAAACCAATGAGTATGGGTAGGCGTGTTGCATTGGAAATTAAAAATGCATTAAAAAGAGAAGAATTAGAAAAAATTATAACATAA
- a CDS encoding HEAT repeat domain-containing protein gives MSDLIFEDVINNLSNDDVNIRKEAINALVGLNDESIIDPLIKATTDDNAQIRFKAAEILGSMGDVAVDKLIKEFNSQNGKNKRFLAFALKESENNKVVPYFVDALDDDDFGVRKVAVRALGELQAHEELNSIAKCLDDDDWGVKLATIHALGDLASDESIELIKKARRNESDEDFKKSCKKALKKAEKVKKAKASGKTIAKVIPMSTIKEMEKTNIQKAIKEYERYVTSKQAKDAPYKRLCVLYRKNNDYDGEVRVLKTAIEVFSDNDKKLTWFKKRLAKLE, from the coding sequence ATGTCAGACTTAATATTTGAAGATGTAATTAATAACCTTTCTAATGATGATGTAAATATAAGAAAAGAAGCTATTAATGCATTAGTTGGACTTAATGATGAATCTATTATCGACCCATTAATTAAAGCTACTACTGATGATAATGCTCAAATAAGATTCAAAGCTGCTGAAATTTTAGGAAGTATGGGTGATGTAGCTGTTGATAAATTAATTAAAGAATTTAATTCACAAAATGGTAAAAATAAACGTTTTTTAGCATTTGCTCTTAAAGAAAGTGAAAATAATAAAGTAGTTCCTTATTTTGTTGATGCATTAGACGATGATGATTTTGGTGTTAGAAAAGTAGCTGTAAGAGCTTTAGGTGAACTTCAAGCTCATGAAGAATTAAATTCTATTGCTAAATGTTTAGATGATGATGATTGGGGTGTAAAATTAGCTACAATTCATGCATTAGGAGATTTAGCTTCTGATGAATCAATTGAGTTAATTAAAAAAGCAAGAAGAAATGAATCTGATGAAGACTTTAAAAAATCATGTAAAAAAGCTCTTAAAAAAGCAGAAAAAGTTAAAAAAGCAAAGGCATCAGGAAAAACAATAGCTAAAGTTATTCCAATGAGTACTATTAAAGAAATGGAAAAAACTAATATTCAAAAAGCTATTAAAGAATATGAAAGATATGTTACATCTAAACAAGCTAAAGATGCACCATATAAAAGGTTATGCGTTCTTTATAGAAAAAATAATGATTATGATGGTGAAGTTAGAGTATTAAAAACGGCTATTGAAGTTTTTAGTGACAATGATAAAAAATTAACATGGTTTAAGAAAAGACTAGCTAAATTAGAATAA
- a CDS encoding DUF5518 domain-containing protein: MTKWTPVLIGFILAVIVKSFFAQYEFIGLLIVGFLVGYIARDGMLGGMWNAAVAGALGTIVSAVLFVLAFTLGGSLFGIFGGLIGFTISGISSIIVVIGYLIYYSIVMGITGAFGGMLASKK, from the coding sequence ATGACTAAATGGACACCTGTGTTAATTGGTTTTATATTAGCTGTAATTGTTAAATCATTTTTTGCACAATATGAGTTTATAGGACTTTTAATTGTTGGATTTCTTGTTGGATATATTGCTCGAGATGGAATGCTCGGTGGTATGTGGAATGCTGCTGTTGCAGGAGCATTAGGCACAATTGTAAGTGCTGTATTATTTGTACTTGCATTTACACTCGGAGGCAGTTTATTTGGAATATTTGGAGGGTTAATTGGATTTACTATCTCAGGCATTTCAAGTATAATAGTAGTTATAGGATATTTAATTTATTACTCAATAGTTATGGGAATTACAGGAGCATTTGGTGGTATGTTAGCTTCTAAAAAATAA